The Parabacteroides sp. AD58 genome includes a window with the following:
- the rsfS gene encoding ribosome silencing factor, with protein MDQTQVLVQAIVKGLQEKKGKNIVVVDLSPIEGAICQYMVIGEGNSPSQVSALCDSVWDFARREAGEKTLSIDGEQRAEWIGMDYGTVMVHIFLPEKRKFYNLDTLWEDAKTTAIPNLD; from the coding sequence ATGGATCAAACACAAGTTTTAGTACAGGCCATTGTAAAGGGTCTGCAAGAAAAGAAGGGGAAAAATATTGTTGTAGTTGACTTAAGCCCGATAGAAGGAGCTATTTGCCAGTATATGGTTATCGGAGAAGGAAACTCTCCGTCGCAAGTATCTGCATTATGTGATTCTGTATGGGACTTTGCCCGCCGTGAAGCCGGAGAAAAAACACTGTCGATCGACGGAGAACAACGTGCGGAATGGATCGGCATGGATTACGGAACCGTTATGGTTCATATCTTTTTGCCAGAAAAACGCAAGTTCTATAATCTGGATACCTTGTGGGAAGACGCCAAGACAACAGCAATCCCCAATTTGGACTAA
- the nusB gene encoding transcription antitermination factor NusB: protein MINRILIRIKVLQIVYSYYQNGHGDLKVAENELMFSLQKSYDLYHYLLLLMVEVTRLHSRNLDIRKHKFMPTPEDLTPNTRLIDNRFIHQLADNEALNQYVSDQGISWANDEDFVKQILDMILASDIYANYLDNKADNYETDRDFWRQIFKKLICSSEYIEEYLEDKSIYWNDDISIIETFVLKTIKKFEESAGSKQKLLPMFKDKDDKIFATKLFHQAILKGKEYRELISKHMNNWESERIANIDMLIMQVALAEIMSFPTIPTSVSLNEYIDMAKYYSTPKSGTFINGILDSIVNELKNEKRLLKD from the coding sequence ATGATTAACAGAATTTTAATCCGCATTAAAGTCTTACAGATAGTGTATTCTTACTATCAAAACGGACATGGAGATCTAAAAGTAGCCGAAAACGAGCTCATGTTCAGTCTTCAAAAATCGTACGATCTATATCATTACCTGCTTCTTCTGATGGTGGAGGTAACACGTCTACACAGCAGAAATCTGGATATCCGCAAGCACAAATTCATGCCGACGCCAGAAGATTTAACGCCCAATACTCGTTTGATCGACAATCGCTTTATCCATCAGTTGGCCGACAATGAAGCTTTGAACCAATATGTTTCTGATCAAGGTATTTCATGGGCCAATGATGAAGATTTCGTTAAGCAGATACTGGATATGATATTAGCTTCTGATATTTATGCAAACTACCTGGACAATAAAGCTGACAATTATGAAACAGATCGCGATTTCTGGCGTCAGATTTTCAAGAAGCTAATTTGCAGCAGCGAATATATCGAAGAATATTTAGAGGATAAAAGCATTTACTGGAACGATGATATCTCTATCATCGAAACATTTGTGCTTAAGACTATTAAGAAGTTCGAAGAATCAGCCGGAAGCAAGCAGAAACTACTGCCCATGTTCAAAGACAAAGATGACAAAATATTTGCTACAAAACTTTTCCACCAGGCCATCCTGAAAGGAAAAGAATACCGCGAACTCATCAGCAAACATATGAATAACTGGGAATCTGAGCGAATTGCCAACATCGACATGCTGATCATGCAGGTCGCATTAGCCGAAATCATGAGCTTCCCTACTATTCCTACCAGCGTTTCATTGAATGAATATATTGATATGGCTAAATACTATAGCACACCCAAAAGTGGAACATTCATCAATGGAATATTAGATTCAATAGTCAATGAACTAAAAAATGAAAAGCGATTATTGAAAGATTAA
- a CDS encoding peptidase U32 family protein — MVKKIELLSPAKDLTCGLEAIRHGADAVYIGAPKFGARAAAGNTLEDIRQLCDFAHIYDVRIYVTLNTVLKEEELEEARRLAWQLYDAGVDALIVQDMALMQMDLPPIPLHASTQTDNRTVEKVRFLQDVGFTQVVLARELTLKEIQKIASETDVALEAFVHGALCVSYSGQCYLSAALSGRSANRGECAQYCRLPYTMVDADGKVIASQKHLLSLRDMNRSDDLEAMMDAGITSFKIEGRLKDVSYVKNVTAWYRKKLDEILDRRPEYVRASVGESRFSFTPQVAKSFNRGFTPFYLYGRNADVTAFDTPKSQGEWVGTVKEIRGNSFTVAGLTPLNNGDGLAFFNQRGELEGFRVNKVEANRVYPQMMPDGLRPKMKLYRNYDQQFEKLLSKPSADRKIPVRISFDEHPEGFSVEMEDETGARVTIVRPYEKIPAQKDQTENICTQLSKLGNTPFEWGAVRVNMSQPWFVPSSLLADMRREIVEKLLSCRKMRYRRELVQKKPTTSVAFPEKQLTYLGNVANSVARRFYIEHGVESVEPAFEVKPLADVPLMFTKHCLRYSMGWCPTYQHGKSPYKEPYFLLYKEQRLRLKFDCKHCQMLVLNESNK, encoded by the coding sequence ATGGTGAAAAAGATAGAATTATTGTCGCCGGCAAAAGACCTGACTTGCGGGTTGGAAGCGATACGCCATGGAGCCGATGCTGTTTATATCGGGGCTCCTAAGTTTGGAGCGAGGGCAGCAGCCGGAAATACCTTGGAAGATATTCGGCAATTGTGTGATTTTGCACACATCTATGATGTCCGGATATATGTAACCCTGAATACAGTCTTGAAAGAAGAAGAACTGGAAGAGGCCCGACGCCTGGCCTGGCAGTTGTATGATGCCGGGGTCGATGCGCTGATTGTTCAGGACATGGCGCTGATGCAGATGGATCTTCCTCCGATTCCTTTGCATGCCAGTACGCAGACGGATAACCGAACGGTAGAAAAAGTCCGTTTCCTGCAGGATGTGGGCTTTACACAAGTGGTGCTGGCCCGCGAGCTGACGTTGAAAGAAATCCAGAAGATTGCCTCAGAAACAGATGTGGCCCTCGAAGCTTTCGTACATGGAGCTTTGTGCGTTAGTTATAGCGGTCAGTGTTATCTGAGTGCCGCTTTATCGGGACGAAGTGCAAATCGGGGTGAATGTGCCCAGTATTGCCGTTTGCCCTATACGATGGTCGATGCTGACGGAAAAGTGATTGCTTCGCAGAAACACCTGCTTTCGTTGCGGGACATGAACCGTTCAGATGATCTGGAAGCGATGATGGACGCCGGCATTACCTCTTTCAAGATAGAAGGGCGCTTGAAAGATGTGTCGTATGTAAAGAACGTGACGGCCTGGTACCGGAAAAAGTTGGACGAGATTCTGGATCGTCGTCCGGAATATGTACGTGCGTCGGTAGGCGAGAGCCGTTTTTCGTTTACGCCTCAGGTAGCCAAGAGCTTTAACCGGGGTTTCACTCCTTTTTATTTATACGGAAGAAATGCTGATGTGACGGCTTTTGATACACCAAAATCACAGGGTGAGTGGGTTGGAACCGTAAAGGAAATACGGGGAAACAGCTTTACGGTGGCAGGCTTGACTCCGTTGAACAACGGAGATGGTCTGGCATTCTTCAATCAGCGTGGTGAGCTGGAGGGCTTTCGGGTAAATAAGGTAGAAGCGAATCGAGTTTATCCGCAAATGATGCCCGATGGGTTGCGACCGAAAATGAAGTTGTATAGGAATTACGACCAACAGTTCGAGAAATTACTCTCGAAGCCTTCGGCCGACCGGAAAATACCGGTGCGTATTTCTTTTGATGAACATCCGGAAGGATTCTCGGTGGAAATGGAAGATGAGACAGGTGCACGTGTGACAATTGTCCGTCCGTATGAAAAGATTCCTGCACAGAAAGACCAGACAGAAAATATCTGTACGCAGTTGTCCAAGTTAGGAAATACTCCTTTTGAGTGGGGTGCTGTGAGAGTGAACATGAGTCAGCCCTGGTTTGTTCCGTCTTCTTTGCTGGCGGATATGCGTCGGGAGATAGTGGAAAAGCTTTTATCGTGCCGGAAGATGCGTTATCGGAGAGAACTGGTACAGAAGAAACCGACGACATCCGTCGCCTTCCCTGAAAAACAACTGACATACTTAGGGAATGTAGCCAATTCGGTGGCACGCCGGTTCTATATAGAACATGGTGTGGAATCAGTCGAACCAGCTTTTGAAGTAAAACCCTTGGCGGATGTACCGTTGATGTTTACCAAACATTGTTTGCGGTATAGTATGGGCTGGTGTCCGACTTATCAGCACGGGAAATCGCCTTATAAGGAACCTTATTTTCTGTTATATAAAGAACAGCGGCTTCGCTTGAAGTTTGACTGTAAACATTGTCAGATGTTAGTATTGAATGAATCTAATAAATAA
- a CDS encoding DUF362 domain-containing protein — MAYVISDDCIACGTCIDECPVGAISEGDKYSINPDMCTECGTCAEACPTEAIHPGA; from the coding sequence ATGGCTTACGTAATTAGTGACGATTGTATTGCTTGCGGAACTTGTATCGACGAATGTCCGGTAGGAGCAATTTCTGAAGGTGACAAGTACAGTATCAATCCTGATATGTGTACAGAATGTGGAACATGTGCAGAAGCTTGTCCGACAGAAGCTATCCATCCGGGTGCTTAA
- a CDS encoding porin family protein — protein sequence MRRFIVIVSALCCFSAVVWGQREKVKNQPYVDNKLFHLGFHVGIHAQDMLLTHTGASTNGETWFAEIPTYSPGFSVGVIGDMFLNPYFNLRFIPTINFGDKRFVFREQETGEEFRTSVRSSYLTLPLSVKYSAFRLNNCRPYLTAGVYGAMDLGRKRGNPLYLKGFDYGLEFGIGCNIYLPFFRLCPELKFSFGLPNLLVKDRPDLEGQETIKYTEALSKATSRMVTLTFNFE from the coding sequence TTGAGACGTTTTATAGTTATAGTAAGTGCACTCTGCTGCTTTTCAGCAGTCGTTTGGGGACAACGTGAAAAGGTAAAGAATCAGCCTTATGTGGATAATAAGCTGTTTCACTTAGGATTTCATGTAGGAATCCATGCTCAGGATATGTTGCTGACTCATACGGGAGCTTCGACCAATGGTGAGACTTGGTTTGCTGAGATCCCGACTTATTCTCCGGGTTTCAGCGTTGGTGTTATCGGAGATATGTTTTTGAATCCTTATTTTAATCTGCGTTTTATTCCAACGATTAACTTTGGTGACAAGCGATTCGTCTTTCGTGAGCAGGAGACAGGCGAAGAATTCCGGACATCGGTCCGATCAAGTTATCTGACTTTGCCGTTAAGTGTGAAGTATTCTGCTTTTCGTCTGAATAATTGTCGTCCTTATCTGACTGCCGGTGTCTATGGCGCTATGGATTTAGGCCGTAAAAGAGGGAATCCTTTATATTTAAAAGGGTTTGATTACGGATTGGAGTTTGGTATCGGGTGTAATATTTATCTGCCTTTTTTCCGTTTGTGCCCGGAACTGAAGTTTAGCTTTGGTCTGCCGAATCTGCTGGTCAAGGACCGCCCGGATTTGGAAGGACAGGAAACAATCAAATATACCGAGGCTCTTTCAAAAGCTACTTCCCGTATGGTTACACTGACCTTTAATTTCGAATAA
- the ftsH gene encoding ATP-dependent zinc metalloprotease FtsH: MENNRMNPNKPKDNKQKMFRFNFYWMYGIILLLLAALYMTNDSAGTKEIGWTEFQKLAKENVFDKMVVYNKKNVVEATVKSDKIGVIFPGEKMSDSLSPKVYIKIPSADKFSDFYDNAVSENKIDTQVSFEEGDDTMWSFLISFGPIILFVLVWIFLMRRMSGGAGGGPGGVFSVGKAKAQLFDKDNNPKVTFKDVAGLAGAKQEVEEIVSFLKNPSKYTELGGKIPKGALLVGPPGTGKTLLAKAVAGEANVPFFSLSGSDFVEMFVGVGASRVRDLFRQAKEKAPCIVFIDEIDAVGRARGKNANMNSNDERENTLNQLLTEMDGFGSNSGVIILAATNRADILDKALLRAGRFDRQIHVELPDLNERKEIFGVHLRPIKIDDSVDAELLARQTPGFSGADIANVCNEAALIAARNNKKFVQKEDFMNAVDRIVGGLEKRTTVMTETERKRIAIHEAGHATISWKLEHANPLVKVTIVPRGKALGAAWYLPEERPITTREEMLDEMCSTLGGRAAEELYSGQISNGASNDLERVTKQAYAMVVYYGMSDKLPNINYYDSSGQEWGFTKPYSESTARIIDEEVQKIISEQYERAKKILAENTEGHNQLANVLLEREVIYREDVEHIFGKRPWASRSEEILEKENKDDKNDKNNPKEQTPAPETGEEAPKTEDDKS, from the coding sequence ATGGAAAACAATAGAATGAATCCGAATAAACCCAAAGACAACAAACAAAAGATGTTCCGCTTCAATTTTTATTGGATGTATGGCATCATTCTGTTGTTATTGGCTGCGTTATACATGACCAACGATTCGGCCGGCACTAAAGAAATAGGCTGGACAGAATTCCAGAAGTTGGCCAAGGAAAACGTATTCGACAAGATGGTTGTCTACAACAAGAAGAATGTTGTGGAAGCTACCGTCAAGAGTGACAAGATAGGTGTCATCTTCCCGGGAGAAAAGATGAGCGACAGCCTGTCTCCCAAAGTATACATCAAGATCCCGTCGGCCGATAAATTCTCCGACTTCTATGACAACGCTGTCTCCGAAAACAAAATTGATACGCAGGTCAGCTTCGAAGAAGGCGACGACACGATGTGGAGTTTTCTTATCTCGTTCGGACCGATCATCCTCTTTGTGCTGGTCTGGATCTTCCTGATGAGAAGAATGTCTGGCGGTGCCGGCGGCGGACCCGGTGGTGTTTTCAGTGTAGGAAAGGCGAAAGCCCAGTTGTTCGATAAAGACAACAATCCGAAGGTTACTTTCAAGGATGTTGCCGGTTTGGCCGGAGCCAAGCAGGAAGTAGAAGAAATCGTTTCATTCCTGAAGAATCCTTCCAAATATACGGAGTTGGGAGGTAAAATTCCGAAGGGAGCTTTGTTGGTAGGACCTCCGGGAACCGGTAAGACCTTATTGGCCAAAGCTGTTGCCGGCGAAGCCAATGTTCCGTTCTTCTCTTTGTCCGGTTCCGATTTCGTGGAAATGTTCGTAGGTGTCGGAGCATCTCGTGTACGTGATCTGTTCCGTCAGGCCAAGGAAAAAGCACCTTGTATCGTGTTTATCGATGAAATTGATGCCGTTGGTCGTGCGCGTGGCAAAAACGCCAATATGAACAGCAATGACGAACGCGAAAACACATTGAACCAGTTGCTGACAGAAATGGATGGTTTCGGTTCAAACAGTGGTGTGATTATCTTAGCGGCAACCAACCGAGCCGACATTCTGGATAAAGCCTTATTGCGTGCCGGACGTTTTGACCGTCAGATTCATGTTGAATTGCCGGATTTGAACGAACGAAAGGAAATATTCGGCGTTCATCTGCGCCCGATCAAGATTGACGACAGTGTTGATGCCGAACTCCTGGCTCGACAAACACCGGGATTCTCGGGTGCCGACATTGCGAATGTATGTAATGAAGCTGCATTGATTGCTGCCCGCAACAACAAGAAGTTTGTTCAGAAAGAAGACTTCATGAATGCAGTCGACCGAATCGTCGGTGGTCTGGAAAAACGGACAACGGTTATGACCGAGACGGAACGGAAACGGATTGCCATCCACGAAGCCGGTCATGCGACTATCAGCTGGAAACTGGAACATGCCAATCCGCTGGTAAAAGTAACCATCGTACCTCGTGGAAAAGCGTTAGGTGCCGCCTGGTATCTGCCCGAAGAACGTCCGATTACAACCCGTGAGGAAATGCTCGACGAAATGTGTTCAACATTGGGCGGACGTGCTGCCGAAGAACTTTATTCCGGTCAGATTTCCAACGGAGCGAGCAACGATTTGGAACGCGTTACCAAACAAGCCTACGCGATGGTCGTTTACTATGGTATGAGCGACAAGTTGCCTAACATCAACTACTACGACTCAAGTGGTCAGGAATGGGGATTTACCAAACCGTATAGTGAAAGTACGGCCCGCATCATCGACGAAGAAGTTCAGAAGATCATCTCCGAACAATATGAACGTGCGAAGAAGATCTTAGCCGAAAATACGGAAGGACACAACCAACTGGCCAATGTCTTGCTGGAACGCGAAGTGATCTACAGAGAAGATGTAGAACATATTTTCGGTAAACGCCCGTGGGCTTCCCGCTCAGAAGAAATTCTTGAAAAAGAGAATAAAGACGACAAAAATGACAAGAATAATCCGAAAGAGCAGACACCTGCTCCAGAAACAGGAGAAGAAGCTCCCAAAACGGAAGATGACAAGTCATAA
- a CDS encoding IS3 family transposase, translating to MGRRAFARRFLPRDGRLWRGSVWHKAKKSWHQVVRRLHERDRERYKVVPLCRLLGVSKQAYYKHEDKVLQRLMEESFVVEFIKEIRGKDPGIGGNKLWQMYQSRFGSHSVGYNRFYDIIERYGLKVRKRKRRVKTTDSDHEYPVYPNLIKTYIPDRPCQLIVSDITYIPYWTKPETGEYDFCYLSLVTDYYTKEIIGYSVGDTLEARYPLDALNMALAYYKGKDLNGLIHHSDRGVQYACYSYISRLKEHHIKISMTESGNPKDNAVAERVNNTIKNELLLGQSFYGVSEVKSAIRIAVDFYNNERPHLSLDGITPAEASAMRGTIKKRWKSYRELAIQGEMSNAFVSANQVETNSLEASRLQP from the coding sequence ATTGGCCGAAGAGCGTTTGCGCGCAGATTTCTACCAAGAGATGGTCGCCTATGGCGAGGAAGTGTATGGCATAAAGCTAAAAAAAGCTGGCACCAAGTAGTCCGTAGGCTGCATGAAAGGGACAGGGAACGGTATAAGGTCGTTCCCCTGTGCCGTCTGCTTGGTGTGAGTAAACAAGCCTACTATAAGCATGAGGACAAGGTACTGCAACGTCTGATGGAAGAATCTTTCGTTGTGGAGTTTATCAAGGAAATCCGAGGGAAAGATCCGGGCATAGGAGGGAACAAGCTTTGGCAGATGTACCAGAGCCGGTTTGGTTCCCATAGCGTGGGTTATAACCGTTTCTATGACATCATCGAACGTTATGGCCTGAAAGTCCGTAAACGGAAAAGACGCGTCAAGACAACCGATTCCGACCATGAGTATCCAGTCTATCCGAATCTGATTAAGACATACATTCCGGATCGTCCCTGCCAGCTGATAGTCAGCGATATCACCTATATACCTTACTGGACAAAGCCGGAAACGGGCGAGTACGATTTCTGCTATCTTTCTTTAGTAACGGATTACTACACAAAGGAAATCATCGGTTACAGTGTGGGCGACACGCTGGAAGCCCGTTATCCTTTGGACGCATTGAACATGGCCTTGGCCTATTATAAGGGCAAGGATCTTAATGGATTGATCCATCACTCGGACCGTGGTGTCCAATATGCCTGTTACAGTTATATCTCCCGGTTGAAGGAACATCATATAAAGATAAGCATGACCGAAAGCGGCAATCCCAAAGATAATGCCGTGGCGGAACGAGTCAACAATACAATTAAGAATGAACTCCTTTTGGGGCAATCCTTTTACGGCGTATCGGAAGTTAAATCAGCTATAAGGATAGCGGTCGATTTCTATAACAATGAGCGTCCTCATTTGAGTCTGGACGGTATAACTCCTGCTGAAGCCTCCGCAATGAGGGGAACAATAAAGAAACGCTGGAAGAGTTATCGGGAATTAGCCATCCAAGGAGAAATGTCTAATGCCTTCGTTTCTGCCAACCAGGTGGAGACAAACTCTTTGGAGGCTTCGCGCCTCCAGCCGTAA
- a CDS encoding peptidylprolyl isomerase, giving the protein MKKILALFSLLFVMAACGQEQLEEGKPVYVTVSTNMGDVTVMLYDDTPLHRDNFIKLCQENAYEGVLFHRVIKDFVVQGGDPNSKAHEPGVLYGDGGGGYTVPAEILPNHFNKRGALIDAKEGDDVNPERESAGTQFCFIQGKVWNDEELDGIEERINNTRRNWLYYVFQSRLKKQHPELADEAHADELHMQASLLLEDTLAQLKPLVIPEEHRQVYRTVGGSPHLDGSVSIFGEVVEGFDIVEKISLVETDKNDRPLQDVIILKTKVFQK; this is encoded by the coding sequence ATGAAGAAAATTTTAGCACTGTTTTCCTTGTTGTTTGTCATGGCGGCCTGTGGTCAGGAACAACTGGAAGAAGGGAAACCGGTTTATGTCACGGTTTCGACCAATATGGGAGATGTAACTGTAATGCTTTACGATGACACGCCTTTGCATCGGGATAATTTCATTAAGTTATGTCAGGAAAATGCTTACGAAGGCGTATTGTTCCATCGGGTTATCAAGGATTTTGTGGTACAAGGTGGCGATCCTAACAGTAAAGCTCACGAACCGGGTGTCTTGTATGGCGATGGTGGTGGCGGTTATACAGTACCAGCCGAAATATTACCCAACCATTTCAATAAGCGCGGCGCTTTGATTGATGCGAAAGAAGGAGACGATGTGAACCCGGAACGGGAATCTGCCGGAACCCAGTTCTGCTTTATACAGGGGAAAGTCTGGAATGATGAGGAATTGGATGGAATAGAAGAACGCATCAACAATACACGCCGGAACTGGCTGTATTATGTTTTCCAGAGTCGTCTGAAAAAGCAGCATCCGGAATTAGCCGACGAAGCTCATGCGGATGAATTGCATATGCAGGCATCTTTATTACTCGAAGATACGCTAGCTCAGTTAAAACCGTTAGTAATCCCTGAAGAACATCGCCAGGTTTATCGGACAGTCGGCGGTTCTCCTCATTTGGACGGTTCGGTTTCTATCTTCGGTGAAGTAGTAGAAGGTTTTGATATTGTAGAAAAGATTTCATTAGTTGAAACGGATAAAAATGATCGTCCACTGCAGGATGTGATTATTCTGAAGACAAAAGTATTTCAGAAATAA
- a CDS encoding DUF3276 family protein: MEEGKKKNIVEGGDKEILYSKAIKAGKRIYYLDVKKNLKEDLFLAITESKKVQAKDSSAVTFEKHKIFLYREDFDKFVDGLMDVIGYVKSHKGEASRPEEAAPKSEDTAAEPDSDIKLDIHFDAE, encoded by the coding sequence ATGGAAGAAGGAAAGAAGAAAAACATTGTTGAGGGTGGCGATAAAGAAATTCTGTATTCGAAAGCCATAAAGGCAGGTAAGCGCATTTATTACCTGGACGTAAAGAAGAATTTGAAAGAGGATTTGTTTTTGGCTATAACTGAAAGTAAGAAAGTACAAGCTAAGGACAGTTCTGCTGTTACTTTTGAGAAACATAAAATTTTTCTTTACCGTGAAGATTTTGATAAGTTTGTCGACGGTTTAATGGATGTAATCGGTTATGTGAAATCTCATAAAGGAGAAGCAAGCCGTCCGGAAGAGGCTGCTCCGAAAAGTGAAGATACTGCTGCGGAGCCGGATTCTGATATTAAACTGGATATCCACTTTGATGCAGAATAG
- a CDS encoding phosphatidate cytidylyltransferase produces the protein MNNFIKRTLTGIIFVGILLGAILYNVYSYAILFCIITGLALWEFYGLLKHYENATLRRLISTAGGMYLFFACFMQSIGFGGETIFLPYILFIMYTLISELYTKAPNPINNWAFTLLAQIYCAGSFSLLNFLAIHTDSFTGEIQYKPLYILAVFIFVWLNDTGAFLVGSQIGKRKLFERISPKKSWEGFWGGLIIVLLASQGFAWYAPELNRLQWLGLAAVIVVFATWGDLTESLLKRTLGVKDSGNILPGHGGILDRFDSVLMAVPAAYIYLELIIRN, from the coding sequence TTGAACAATTTCATCAAACGGACGCTTACTGGGATTATCTTTGTTGGTATATTACTGGGAGCCATCTTATATAATGTATATTCATACGCCATCTTGTTTTGTATCATCACGGGATTGGCTTTATGGGAATTCTACGGACTACTGAAGCATTATGAAAACGCAACACTACGTCGGTTAATCAGTACGGCCGGTGGTATGTATTTATTCTTTGCCTGTTTCATGCAATCCATAGGATTCGGTGGAGAGACTATATTTCTGCCGTATATTTTATTTATCATGTACACACTGATCAGTGAGCTATATACCAAAGCGCCCAATCCGATCAATAACTGGGCCTTCACGCTGTTGGCTCAAATCTATTGCGCCGGTTCTTTTTCCCTTCTGAACTTCTTGGCTATTCATACCGACTCATTCACCGGTGAAATCCAGTACAAGCCTTTATACATCCTGGCTGTTTTCATATTTGTCTGGCTGAACGACACCGGAGCCTTCTTAGTCGGCTCCCAAATCGGGAAGAGAAAATTATTCGAACGGATTTCACCGAAAAAGTCATGGGAAGGTTTTTGGGGCGGCCTGATTATTGTTTTGCTGGCCTCACAGGGATTTGCCTGGTATGCGCCCGAATTAAACCGACTTCAATGGTTAGGATTGGCAGCGGTGATTGTCGTTTTTGCCACTTGGGGAGATTTGACAGAATCCCTATTAAAACGAACATTGGGCGTTAAAGATTCAGGCAATATTCTGCCTGGTCATGGCGGAATTCTCGACCGCTTTGACAGTGTGCTGATGGCAGTGCCTGCCGCTTATATTTACCTTGAATTGATTATTCGAAATTAA
- the metA gene encoding homoserine O-acetyltransferase MetA: protein MPLNLQKNLPAIELLKKEHIFVMDALRASSQDIRPLRVVVLNLMPLKVTTETDLVRLLSNTPLQVEMDLMKIKGHTPKNTPIEHMREFYKDFDAMKDSYYDGMIVTGAPVEQMPFEEVTYWDEITEIFDWARTHVTSTLYICWAAQAGLYHFYGIPKYDLPSKMFGVFRHTLREPFVPIFRGFDDEFYVPHSRHTEVRREDILKVPELTLLSESEESGVYMVMARGGREFFITGHSEYSPYTLNDEYIRDLKKGLPITVPKNYYRNDDPAQGPVVRWRGHANLLFTNWLNYYVYQSTPFHSEDIRLLGELK from the coding sequence ATGCCTTTAAACTTACAGAAGAATCTTCCGGCAATTGAATTGCTGAAGAAAGAACATATATTTGTAATGGATGCCTTGCGGGCATCGTCGCAGGACATCCGTCCGTTGCGGGTCGTAGTGTTGAATTTGATGCCTCTGAAAGTGACCACCGAAACAGATCTGGTCCGTCTGTTGAGCAATACACCGCTTCAGGTAGAAATGGATCTGATGAAAATCAAAGGTCATACTCCCAAGAATACACCCATCGAACACATGCGCGAGTTTTATAAAGACTTCGACGCCATGAAGGATTCCTATTACGACGGGATGATTGTTACGGGTGCTCCGGTGGAGCAGATGCCTTTTGAAGAAGTGACTTACTGGGATGAGATTACTGAGATATTTGACTGGGCGCGGACGCATGTAACATCTACCTTGTATATTTGCTGGGCAGCCCAGGCCGGACTGTATCATTTTTATGGTATCCCGAAATATGATTTGCCGTCTAAAATGTTCGGTGTCTTCCGTCATACCTTGCGAGAGCCTTTTGTCCCGATCTTCAGAGGCTTTGATGATGAGTTCTATGTGCCGCACAGCCGTCATACGGAAGTCCGCCGGGAAGATATACTGAAAGTACCCGAACTGACTTTGCTTTCGGAAAGCGAAGAATCGGGTGTATATATGGTGATGGCACGCGGTGGCCGCGAATTCTTTATCACGGGTCATTCCGAGTACTCGCCTTATACATTAAATGATGAATATATACGCGATTTGAAAAAAGGTTTGCCTATCACAGTGCCTAAGAATTATTACCGGAATGACGATCCGGCACAAGGACCGGTAGTACGCTGGCGTGGACATGCTAATTTATTGTTTACGAACTGGCTGAATTATTATGTCTATCAGTCTACTCCTTTCCATAGTGAAGATATTCGTCTGTTGGGCGAATTGAAATAG
- a CDS encoding helix-turn-helix domain-containing protein, whose amino-acid sequence MKESNYEQEKFRKNQEREIFRLVKQDNVSIQEVVQQYGVSRSSIYRIIATFERENPLEAELMKKQGKDVTPEDYKKLLEELSSLKKALAEERLRADFYQEMVAYGEEVYGIKLKKAGTK is encoded by the coding sequence ATGAAAGAAAGCAATTATGAACAAGAGAAGTTTCGGAAGAATCAGGAAAGAGAGATTTTCCGTTTGGTAAAGCAAGACAACGTCTCCATCCAGGAAGTGGTTCAACAATATGGAGTAAGTCGTTCGAGCATTTATCGAATAATAGCTACCTTTGAACGAGAAAATCCTCTAGAAGCAGAACTCATGAAAAAGCAAGGAAAAGACGTGACGCCGGAAGACTACAAGAAGCTCCTCGAAGAGTTGTCGTCACTGAAGAAAGCATTGGCCGAAGAGCGTTTGCGCGCAGATTTCTACCAAGAGATGGTCGCCTATGGCGAGGAAGTGTATGGCATAAAGCTAAAAAAAGCTGGCACCAAGTAG